The following is a genomic window from Campylobacter lari subsp. lari.
TCTTTCTTTTACTACGCTTTTATCTGTACTAGTATAAAAATTATTTACACCCATAGCTAGAGCTTGTGCTTTTTTGTTTTCATTTCTTGCAAAAACACTTACTTTTGCCCCCATTTTTACAGCATATTTTACTGCCATCATACCAAGTCCACCAAATCCAGCTACGGCTACACTTGAACCTTCTTTTATATTTGAAAATTTAAGCGGTGAATAGGTAGTAATGCCTGCACAAAGTAAAGGCGCTACTTTGTCAAGCGGAGCATTTTTTGGTACATTGATAGCAAATTTTTCACTTACTACGATGTTGTTTGAGTAGCCTCCATAGGTGTTTTCATTATCATGAAATACATCTTTGCAGTTATAAGTGTAGATGGTTTTACCATTTTCGCAAAATTGCTCTTGAGATTTTTTGCATGCTTCGCACTCTCCGCATGAGTTTACCATGCACCCAACCCCAGCAAAATCACCTACTTTAAATTTACTCACATTTTCACCCACTGCGATAACTTCTCCTGCTATTTCATGGCCAGGTACGCAAGGGTAGGTTGCCTCGCCCCATTCGCTTCTTGCGGTGTGTATGTCACT
Proteins encoded in this region:
- a CDS encoding NAD(P)-dependent alcohol dehydrogenase; the protein is MDSKIFLENGRVKSKGYAMLSKDSKFTPFEFTRHKVGKNDILIAIKYAGICHSDIHTARSEWGEATYPCVPGHEIAGEVIAVGENVSKFKVGDFAGVGCMVNSCGECEACKKSQEQFCENGKTIYTYNCKDVFHDNENTYGGYSNNIVVSEKFAINVPKNAPLDKVAPLLCAGITTYSPLKFSNIKEGSSVAVAGFGGLGMMAVKYAVKMGAKVSVFARNENKKAQALAMGVNNFYTSTDKSVVKERFDLIISTIPTPYNPLAYMDLLKFGGEMAIVGLPPHEVSPSINIIHLVHKAGKKVYGSLIGGIKETQEMLDFSLEHGIYPEIELIKPSEIDKAYENLTSGKAKFRYVIDMSEQD